The following coding sequences lie in one Anguilla anguilla isolate fAngAng1 chromosome 14, fAngAng1.pri, whole genome shotgun sequence genomic window:
- the LOC118212142 gene encoding LOW QUALITY PROTEIN: leucine zipper putative tumor suppressor 3 (The sequence of the model RefSeq protein was modified relative to this genomic sequence to represent the inferred CDS: deleted 1 base in 1 codon), with protein sequence MARLERSRSSEGGAPPGMGSVGSGVAGEQEFAMRSVGTRTQNSLPRGPPPTRRGLEDRSYSTERPAPPTGSESTASSDERTYTTDRTERTFTTDRTYTTDRTERTYTTDRTYTTDRTYTTDRTYTVDQPPLPSDGPAPNSERPISNSNRQVSNGNRQVSNGNRPIANGNRPVSNGNRLVSNALFLNGAGRREVPPQGAMGLDICGNNVTLNNEKNNGGPPPQYREPPGAKLDNNNPPKILPVSGKLEQNNDGLVRPSAFKPVVPKSFHSMQNLVCPPQTGVGGGGGGGGGGGGGGGGGGGGGGGGGGGRGGGGGRGGVRGGGQGGLSDSGRNSLTSLPTYAGSGSGYGPPHPLGPLSASTSHINRLGTAALDKPGYQNGLSTSDSGRSSSGKSSSSYQRLSHLSDAPGPLRPSPSSDDIIQDLEDRLWEREQEVLHMRRNLDQSEAAIVQVFEEKQRVWEREMEELRQNYAARLQQVSRRAQRTQQALQAQIARLQQDKRRLQDEIAALLAHREDLERKCLDYRKEQADILPRLEETKWEVCQKAGEISLLKQQLRESQAEVTQRAGEMVALRGQLKELNAQLKEREETMLGLKDSYSSKGLELERCEGELQKTLTEVSLLRDKLGVFEAEVVGLKRALGELSVGRAGGGARAAGRTRGGLPSPHSPSEAAAAAAVAALPPPPAPPPGSAPPPSLAPPPGDALLSLQSDEAKVQRQEAGSLRRQLERLQGELRLERQQRERQALTFAQERHTWQGEKERVLKYQAQLQVNYVEMLQKNQVLEQRMGELNTKLATSPTSPPPAPLPLSLPLPLSLSPPPVTEDKKPPAMHQLAPPWPIPSRLERIESTEI encoded by the exons ATGGCGCGCTTGGAGCGCAGTCGGTCGAGTGAGGGGGGCGCCCCACCCGGGATGGGCAGCGTGGGTAGCGGGGTGGCTGGCGAGCAGGAGTTCGCCATGAGGAGCGTGGGCACCCGTACCCAGAACAGCCTCCCACGGGGCCCGCCGCCAACCCGCCGCGGTCTGGAGGACCGGAGCTACAGCACCGagcgcccggccccgcccaccggctCTGAGAGCACCGCCTCTAGCGACGAGCGAACCTACACCACTGACCGAACCGAACGCACCTTCACCACCGACCGCACCTACACCACCGACCGCACCGAACGCACCTACACCACCGACCGCACCTACACCACTGATCGTACCTACACCACTGACCGCACCTACACCGTCGACCAGCCCCCGCTGCCCAGcgatggccccgcccccaacagcGAGCGCCCCATCTCCAACAGCAACCGCCAAGTCTCCAACGGCAACCGCCAAGTCTCCAACGGCAACCGGCCGATCGCCAACGGCAACCGCCCTGTCTCCAACGGCAACCGGCTGGTCTCCAACGCCCTGTTCCTgaacggggcggggcggcgggaggTCCCGCCTCAGGGGGCCATGGGACTGGACATCTGCGGGAACAACGTGACGCTCAACAATGAGAAGAACAACGGCGGGCCCCCCCCTCAGTACAGGGAGCCCCCCGGGGCCAAGCTGGACAACAACAACCCCCCCAAAATCCTGCCCGTGTCCGGCAAGCTGGAGCAG AACAACGATGGATTGGTACGTCCCTCTGCCTTTAAGCCAGTGGTGCCCAAGAGCTTCCACTCCATGCAGAACCTGGTGTGCCCCCCCCAgacgggggtgggagggg gaggagggggtggtgggggtgggggtggaggaggagggggtggtggaggtggaggaggagggggaggaggaggaagagggggtggTGGCGGCAGGGGAGGGGttcggggcggggggcaggggggacttTCTGACTCGGGAAGGAACTCTCTGACCAGCCTGCCCACGTACGCCGGCTCGGGGTCGGGCTacggacccccccaccccctgggcCCCCTCAGCGCCTCCACCAGCCACATCAACAGACTGGGCACCGCCGCCCTGGACAAGCCCGGGTACCAGAACGGGCTGAGCACCTCCGACAGCGGCCGCTCCTCCTCCGGGAAAAGCTCCTCCTCCTACCAGCGGCTCAGCCACCTGAGCGACGCCCCCGGGCCCctgcgcccctccccctcctccgaTGACATCATCCAGGACCTGGAGGACaggctgtgggagagagagcaagag GTGCTGCACATGCGGCGCAACCTGGACCAGAGCGAGGCGGCCATCGTGCAGGTGTTCGAGGAGAAGCAGCGGGTGTGGGAGCGGGAGATGGAGGAGCTGCGGCAGAACTACGCCGCGCGGCTGCAGCAGGTGTCCCGCCGCGCCCAGCGCACGCAGCAGGCCCTGCAGGCCCAGATCGCGCGGCTGCAGCAGGACAAGCGCCGGCTGCAGGACGAGatcgccgccctgctggcccaccGCGAGGACCTGGAGAGGAAGTGCCTGGACTACAGGAAGGAGCAGGCCGACATCCTGCCCCGGCTGGAAGAGACCAAGTGGGAG GTGTGTCAGAAGGCGGGGGAGATCTCCCTGCTAAAGCAACAGCTGAGGGAGAGCCAGGCGGAGGTGACCCAGCGGGCGGGGGAGATGGTGGCCCTGAGGGGCCAGCTGAAGGAGCTGAACGCCCAactgaaggagagggaggagaccaTGCTGGGGCTGAAGGACTCCTACAGCAGCAAGGGCCTGGAGCTGGAGCGCTGTGAGGGGGAGCTGCAGAAAACACTGACCGag GTGTCCCTTCTGAGGGACAAGCTGGGAGTCTTTGAGGCAGAGGTAGTGGGACTGAAGCGGGCTCTGGGAGAGCTGAGTGTGGGCAGggctggaggcggggccagggcaGCGGGAAGGACCCGG GGGGGACTGccctccccccacagcccctcagaggcggcggcggcggcagcagtggccgccctgcccccgcccccggccccgccccccggctcagccccgcccccgtccctggccccgcccccgggcgACGCGCTGCTCAGCCTGCAGTCAGACGAGGCCAAGGTCCAGCGGCAGGAGGCGGGCAGCCTGCGGCGGCAGCTGGAGCGTCTGCAGGGGGAGCTGCGGCTGGAGCGGCAGCAGCGGGAGCGGCAGGCGCTCACCTTCGCCCAGGAGCGCCACACCTGGCAGGGCGAGAAGGAGCGGGTGCTCAAGTACCAGGCCCAGCTGCAGGTCAACTACGTGGAGATGCTGCAGAAGAACCAGGTCCTGGAGCAGCGCATGGGCGAGCTCAACACCAAGCTGGCCACCTCCCCGACCTCaccgccgcccgcccccctgcccctcagtctccccctcccgctctccctctccccgccccccgtcaCTGAGGACAAAAAGCCCCCCGCCATGCACCAGCTGGCCCCGCCCTGGCCCATCCCCTCCCGCTTGGAGAGGATCGAGTCCACGGAAATCTAG